One stretch of Akkermansia sp. RCC_12PD DNA includes these proteins:
- a CDS encoding ABC transporter ATP-binding protein: protein MIMGEEHCGPGGCKLRIAGVSKVFEGRRGKVEALEGINLNIKAGEFVCLVGPSGCGKTTLLNIIAGLEFPSSGTVELDGVPVSGPGRDRTVMFQESALFPWLDVLGNVMFGLKLVPGLTRGARMAIAEKNLELVGLQDCMHAHIHELSGGMKQRVALARALATNPRILLMDEPFGALDAMTREQLYQDIQDIHLRWGMTIIFVTHNMREAVCLGDRVILFTPHPGRICEEYSVDLPHPRDINSQDLALLSSRITRDLKGAAK from the coding sequence ATGATTATGGGAGAAGAGCATTGCGGGCCGGGCGGATGCAAGCTGCGCATCGCCGGAGTGTCCAAGGTGTTTGAAGGACGGCGGGGGAAGGTGGAGGCCCTGGAGGGCATCAACCTGAATATCAAGGCCGGGGAGTTCGTTTGCCTGGTAGGCCCCAGCGGCTGCGGAAAGACTACTTTGCTGAATATTATCGCCGGGCTTGAGTTCCCCTCTTCCGGCACGGTGGAACTGGACGGTGTTCCCGTGAGCGGGCCGGGCCGGGACCGTACTGTGATGTTTCAGGAGTCCGCCCTGTTTCCGTGGCTGGACGTGCTGGGGAATGTGATGTTCGGCCTGAAGCTGGTGCCCGGTTTGACGCGCGGCGCGCGCATGGCCATTGCAGAGAAGAATCTGGAGCTGGTGGGGCTCCAGGATTGCATGCACGCCCACATTCACGAGCTTTCCGGGGGAATGAAGCAGCGCGTGGCCCTGGCCCGTGCTCTGGCGACGAATCCACGCATTTTGCTGATGGACGAACCGTTCGGCGCGTTGGACGCCATGACCCGGGAACAGCTTTATCAGGATATTCAGGATATTCACCTCAGGTGGGGCATGACGATCATTTTTGTTACCCACAATATGCGGGAAGCCGTGTGCCTGGGAGACCGCGTGATTTTGTTCACTCCGCATCCGGGACGAATCTGCGAGGAGTATTCCGTGGATCTGCCTCATCCCAGGGATATCAACAGCCAGGATCTGGCCTTGCTGTCGTCCCGCATCACCCGTGATTTGAAAGGAGCTGCGAAATGA
- a CDS encoding ABC transporter substrate-binding protein produces MFFSRFPLLFLAASLCLPLVSCRDGKEEDANVIELNFGHFPNVTHVQGLVAHHFSRQGNGWFEERVKKATGKDVRINWYVYNAGPSAMEAVFARSIELTYVGPSPAINAFVRSRGQDIRMIAGAVEGGASLVVPEDSSLKEPQDFRGKVIATPQLGNTQDVSARAWFSRGGLHVTQRGGDVKILPTPNPEQLSLFRQGKLDGVWTVEPWVSRLVMMAKGRVLVNEEDSIATVLVCGADFLKEKPEVAQAVVKAHEELNQWIRENPEEAQAIVVKELEELTHSKVEPELIARAWKSIHMKDKIFIPKLQQFVQDAYHAGFMKEVPDVSGLVTPEAVEEKQLAMKEETQG; encoded by the coding sequence ATGTTTTTTTCAAGATTTCCTTTGTTGTTTCTGGCCGCCTCCCTCTGCCTGCCTCTCGTTTCCTGCCGGGACGGGAAGGAGGAGGATGCGAATGTGATTGAATTGAATTTCGGTCATTTCCCGAATGTGACCCACGTGCAGGGTCTGGTGGCCCATCATTTTTCCCGACAGGGGAACGGGTGGTTTGAAGAGCGCGTGAAGAAGGCTACCGGGAAAGATGTCAGGATCAACTGGTATGTGTACAACGCAGGACCCAGCGCCATGGAGGCGGTATTTGCCCGGTCCATTGAGCTGACGTATGTGGGACCCAGTCCAGCCATCAACGCGTTTGTCCGCTCCCGCGGCCAGGATATCAGGATGATCGCCGGAGCTGTAGAAGGAGGAGCCTCCCTGGTGGTGCCGGAGGATTCCTCCCTGAAGGAACCGCAGGATTTCCGCGGCAAGGTGATAGCCACGCCCCAGCTTGGCAATACGCAGGATGTTTCCGCCCGCGCTTGGTTTTCCCGAGGCGGCCTGCACGTGACGCAGCGCGGTGGAGACGTGAAGATTCTTCCTACGCCTAATCCGGAACAGTTGAGCCTGTTCCGCCAGGGGAAGCTGGACGGTGTCTGGACGGTGGAGCCCTGGGTGAGCCGTTTAGTGATGATGGCCAAAGGAAGGGTGCTGGTGAACGAGGAGGATTCCATAGCAACGGTATTGGTGTGCGGGGCTGATTTTTTGAAGGAGAAGCCCGAAGTAGCGCAGGCCGTCGTGAAGGCGCATGAAGAGCTGAACCAGTGGATACGGGAGAATCCGGAGGAGGCCCAGGCCATTGTGGTGAAGGAATTGGAGGAGCTTACCCATTCCAAGGTTGAACCGGAATTGATTGCCCGGGCATGGAAGAGCATTCATATGAAGGACAAGATTTTCATCCCCAAGTTGCAGCAGTTTGTGCAGGACGCCTATCATGCCGGATTCATGAAGGAGGTTCCCGACGTTTCCGGCCTGGTGACACCGGAGGCGGTAGAGGAGAAACAGTTGGCCATGAAGGAGGAAACGCAGGGATGA
- a CDS encoding beta-N-acetylglucosaminidase domain-containing protein, translating into MNLIPFRSMMAVTALGAGLALPLFAQSSSSTSSAATSGHAKKASRMPVYPIPQKMTRSGGSVTVPALKLIGVKDAPTMNALKSMFALSPNGFPVQMSIIKGSKKPAGNIPQKAGAYSLSVTPQGIRMTGYDDEGLFYAAQTLLQLAEKTPSGVTVPQVEVLDWPDVPFRGTIEGFYGLPWGQEGRISQFKFYGKYKMNTYIYGPKDDVFHGFSKRWREPYPADMAKDLKELVKIAKENKVNFVWAVHPGADIHWGEADRKAAVKKFEMMYDLGFRSFAVFFDDIGGEGAKPEGQVEFLNYLNKEFIHKKPDVTPLIVCPTAYAGNGGRYHEVMGEHLDKDIGIMWTGSGIVSDIRTPALKGINKFLQRPAFIWWNFPVTDYVRHALFLGRTYGVDADAMPYMQGFASNPMDKPEASKISLFSVANMTWNAKAYDSDKTWKDSIRILFPGCASAMQTFANHNSDGGPSGHNYRKEESVEIAPVVEQVLDLCRRGAKVADNKAFERLKAEFAKMAQAPDIIRAKANNPAFVAEVEPWLIQFESLGKAGMNSMQMLEATEAGNSSAALNYAMEAACLLAEMQRYSKEISKAINKHVTEVTKKNSPWQTAVKPSELVMAPAVRELLDLGSTPVLSRVSGRAVGRVKPYVSTKLKNGIEKMLDDDPESYFYCKEVQKKGDFFGVDLGVPREIRTVSIVMGRNDSDKDAVNKGQLEVSMDGQSWSPLMPETSGVRVEYQGSGKKGRFVRYRATVQGVPGGKPDVWTAIRDFKVNAPAAPSVLTDAPAFKGAVAETGDTDISLKRIMEVHPLPPRKSLGLQIPAGAAVESASINLKTPDMKWAKLFISMDGKGWTEVPLKADGSAEIGGVVKGVKLVNAGSSPQEVTLEEFKLNLANKGKKDGNSGAAGDFNLATFLSVDLSPERVEIPCTSPRANSAIVLSDGREATVQACGADGRWVPVGSLGKGKKVTTLNLKSVRKPVKAIGLTGKKDTSVNIFEVIWK; encoded by the coding sequence ATGAACTTGATTCCCTTCCGATCCATGATGGCGGTCACGGCGCTTGGAGCCGGGCTTGCCCTGCCTCTGTTCGCCCAGTCCTCCTCCTCCACTTCATCCGCGGCCACATCCGGTCACGCGAAAAAAGCGTCCAGGATGCCAGTGTATCCCATTCCCCAGAAGATGACCAGAAGCGGCGGTTCCGTAACGGTTCCCGCGCTGAAGCTGATCGGCGTCAAGGATGCCCCCACCATGAACGCGTTGAAGAGCATGTTCGCGCTGTCTCCGAACGGGTTTCCTGTTCAGATGTCCATCATCAAGGGGAGCAAGAAACCTGCCGGGAATATTCCGCAGAAGGCGGGCGCCTATTCCCTGAGCGTGACGCCGCAGGGAATCCGGATGACGGGGTATGATGACGAGGGCCTGTTTTATGCGGCCCAGACCCTGCTTCAGCTCGCGGAGAAGACGCCTTCCGGCGTGACGGTTCCGCAGGTGGAGGTACTGGACTGGCCGGATGTTCCGTTCCGCGGCACCATTGAAGGCTTTTACGGGCTGCCGTGGGGGCAGGAAGGCCGCATCAGCCAGTTCAAGTTTTACGGGAAGTACAAGATGAATACCTACATCTACGGCCCGAAGGACGACGTGTTCCACGGTTTTTCCAAGAGATGGCGGGAGCCTTATCCGGCGGACATGGCCAAGGATTTGAAAGAACTGGTGAAGATTGCAAAGGAAAACAAGGTGAATTTCGTCTGGGCCGTGCACCCCGGTGCGGATATCCATTGGGGAGAGGCGGACCGGAAGGCGGCAGTGAAGAAGTTTGAGATGATGTATGATTTGGGGTTCCGCTCCTTTGCCGTGTTTTTTGACGACATCGGCGGAGAGGGGGCCAAGCCTGAAGGTCAGGTGGAGTTCCTGAATTATTTGAACAAGGAGTTTATCCACAAGAAGCCGGACGTAACCCCGCTCATCGTGTGTCCCACGGCGTATGCCGGCAACGGCGGCCGTTATCACGAGGTGATGGGGGAACATTTGGATAAGGATATCGGCATTATGTGGACGGGGTCCGGCATCGTAAGCGATATCCGCACCCCGGCCCTGAAGGGCATCAACAAGTTTTTGCAGAGGCCCGCTTTCATCTGGTGGAATTTCCCGGTGACGGATTACGTCCGCCACGCGCTGTTCCTGGGGCGCACCTACGGTGTGGATGCGGACGCGATGCCGTACATGCAGGGGTTCGCCTCCAATCCGATGGACAAGCCGGAGGCCTCCAAGATTTCCCTGTTCAGCGTGGCGAACATGACCTGGAACGCCAAGGCGTATGATTCCGACAAGACGTGGAAGGACAGTATCCGCATTTTGTTCCCCGGCTGCGCCTCCGCCATGCAGACGTTTGCCAACCACAATAGCGACGGCGGTCCGAGCGGGCACAATTACCGCAAGGAGGAGTCCGTGGAGATCGCTCCCGTGGTGGAACAGGTTCTGGACCTGTGCCGCCGCGGCGCGAAGGTGGCGGACAACAAGGCATTTGAACGCCTGAAAGCCGAGTTTGCGAAGATGGCCCAGGCTCCGGACATCATCCGGGCCAAGGCGAACAATCCCGCTTTTGTCGCGGAAGTGGAGCCCTGGCTGATCCAGTTTGAATCGCTCGGCAAGGCGGGGATGAACAGCATGCAGATGCTGGAGGCCACGGAGGCGGGGAATTCCTCCGCGGCATTGAATTACGCCATGGAGGCCGCCTGCCTGCTGGCGGAGATGCAGCGCTACAGCAAGGAGATCAGCAAGGCCATCAATAAACACGTGACGGAGGTGACCAAGAAGAATTCCCCGTGGCAGACGGCTGTCAAGCCGTCCGAACTGGTAATGGCTCCCGCCGTCCGCGAGTTGCTGGACCTGGGGTCCACTCCGGTGCTTTCCCGCGTGAGCGGGCGGGCCGTGGGGCGGGTGAAGCCGTATGTTTCCACCAAGCTAAAGAACGGTATTGAAAAGATGCTGGATGACGATCCCGAGTCCTATTTTTACTGCAAGGAAGTTCAGAAGAAGGGCGACTTTTTCGGCGTGGACCTGGGTGTCCCCCGCGAGATACGCACCGTTTCCATCGTGATGGGCCGGAATGATTCAGACAAGGATGCCGTGAACAAGGGGCAGCTGGAAGTGTCCATGGACGGACAGTCATGGTCGCCCCTGATGCCGGAAACGAGCGGTGTGCGCGTGGAGTACCAGGGCAGCGGGAAAAAAGGCCGCTTTGTGCGCTACCGCGCCACGGTGCAGGGCGTTCCCGGCGGCAAGCCCGACGTGTGGACGGCCATTCGTGATTTCAAGGTGAATGCCCCCGCCGCTCCTTCCGTTCTGACGGACGCTCCTGCTTTCAAGGGAGCCGTGGCCGAGACAGGCGACACGGATATTTCCCTGAAGCGCATCATGGAGGTGCATCCGTTGCCCCCCAGGAAGTCTCTGGGGCTTCAAATTCCTGCCGGCGCGGCTGTGGAGTCCGCGTCCATCAATTTGAAGACGCCGGACATGAAGTGGGCTAAATTGTTTATTTCCATGGACGGGAAGGGCTGGACGGAAGTGCCGCTGAAAGCAGACGGCTCCGCAGAGATCGGCGGTGTGGTGAAAGGTGTGAAACTGGTGAATGCCGGATCATCCCCGCAGGAGGTAACGCTGGAAGAGTTCAAGCTCAACCTTGCCAACAAGGGCAAGAAAGACGGCAACAGCGGTGCGGCCGGCGATTTCAACCTGGCTACGTTTTTGTCTGTGGATTTGTCCCCGGAACGGGTGGAGATTCCCTGTACTTCTCCCCGCGCTAATTCAGCCATTGTTCTGTCGGACGGCAGGGAAGCAACCGTCCAGGCCTGCGGAGCGGACGGCCGCTGGGTTCCCGTTGGCAGCCTGGGCAAGGGCAAGAAAGTGACCACCTTGAATTTGAAGTCCGTCAGGAAGCCGGTCAAGGCTATCGGCCTTACCGGCAAGAAGGATACTTCCGTGAACATTTTTGAGGTGATCTGGAAGTAG
- a CDS encoding HAD family hydrolase — protein MDGKALFLDRDGVVNVDGGYVHRIEDFQLVPGILELCRRAKEKGYLVIVATNQSGIGRGMFTEEDFSRLTDYMKGVFRNAGAEIADVFHCPSVDDGHPDRKPNPGLFLKACTAHGLDMASCVSVGDRERDIRAALSAGVGRNFLFSSGNGPTCATARVGTLNEVAAWL, from the coding sequence ATGGACGGTAAAGCCCTGTTTCTGGACCGGGACGGTGTGGTGAACGTGGACGGGGGGTATGTGCACCGCATTGAGGATTTCCAACTGGTGCCGGGAATTTTGGAGCTTTGCCGCCGGGCGAAGGAGAAGGGGTATTTGGTGATCGTGGCGACCAACCAGTCCGGCATAGGCCGCGGCATGTTTACGGAAGAGGATTTTTCACGGCTGACGGATTACATGAAGGGGGTGTTCCGCAACGCCGGGGCGGAGATCGCGGACGTGTTCCACTGCCCCAGCGTGGATGACGGGCATCCCGACCGGAAGCCGAATCCGGGCCTGTTTTTGAAAGCCTGTACCGCGCACGGTCTGGATATGGCATCCTGCGTGTCCGTCGGCGACCGGGAACGGGATATTCGGGCAGCCCTTTCCGCCGGCGTGGGACGGAATTTTCTGTTTTCCTCCGGAAATGGGCCGACTTGCGCCACGGCCCGTGTCGGGACTTTAAACGAAGTGGCGGCGTGGTTGTAG
- the gmhA gene encoding D-sedoheptulose 7-phosphate isomerase yields MSDYIKEQILGIADNFRALAVLSGDIETVARVCTDTLRAGNKIMFCGNGGSAADSQHLAAELVGRYKLNRPAMNALALTVDTSILTAVGNDYGYDTVFARQLEGVGRAGDLLVGLSTSGNSRNIVLAMELARSMGIRTVALTGRGGGAMKEQADFCIAVPSDATNNIQEMHIAVGHLVCELVEQEMYGR; encoded by the coding sequence ATGAGCGATTACATCAAGGAACAGATTTTAGGGATAGCGGACAATTTCAGGGCGCTGGCCGTTTTGTCCGGGGATATTGAAACGGTGGCGCGCGTCTGTACGGACACCCTCCGGGCCGGGAACAAGATCATGTTCTGCGGCAATGGAGGGTCTGCCGCGGATTCCCAGCACCTGGCCGCGGAACTGGTGGGACGCTACAAGTTGAACCGTCCGGCCATGAACGCCCTGGCCCTGACGGTGGATACGTCCATTCTGACCGCCGTCGGGAATGATTACGGGTATGATACCGTGTTTGCCCGGCAACTCGAAGGCGTGGGACGTGCGGGAGATCTGCTGGTGGGGCTTTCTACCAGCGGCAACAGCCGGAATATCGTGCTGGCGATGGAATTGGCGCGGAGCATGGGTATTCGGACCGTAGCCCTTACGGGGCGGGGCGGAGGCGCCATGAAGGAGCAGGCGGATTTCTGCATTGCCGTTCCTTCCGATGCCACGAATAATATTCAGGAGATGCACATTGCCGTGGGCCATCTGGTCTGCGAGCTGGTTGAACAGGAAATGTATGGACGGTAA
- a CDS encoding bifunctional heptose 7-phosphate kinase/heptose 1-phosphate adenyltransferase: MNRLHTLIDGFPQVSILCIGDVMLDKFLYGSVTRISPEAPVPIMRMDRETRMLGGAGNVVSNLCALGCRTTFVSVVGDDANGRQVKAFLEDTCCTPELVECRDYETTVKIRFVAGKHHLLRADQEQELNMAPELAARFLERVDACLPDADLVLLSDYGKGLFDGETAPAVIARCRAAGKPVIVDPKGADYSRYGGATLVKPNMKEFQEATGVRLNPSAPGWEKAALEGAAKLFDEFGIENLLVTLSEHGMIFIPSSNPADFVCIPTEAREVFDVSGAGDTSLASLGAALAAGATVPEALVVSNVAAGIVVGKFGTASVTGGELKEALEEKARKVSSWHHRNNILTAEAAAELAERFRKEKKVVGFTNGCFDLLHLGHLHSFMKAREACDVLFVGLNTDASIKRLKGEDRPVNNEELRSLLLASLDFIDYVVLFDEDTALPLIEKLRPDVIAKEGYPLERWPEGQYVVSYGGRAVELPRLEGFSSTDIINRMKKRPE, encoded by the coding sequence ATGAACCGGCTGCATACATTGATTGATGGATTTCCCCAGGTGAGCATTCTCTGCATCGGGGACGTGATGCTGGACAAGTTTCTGTACGGCAGCGTCACCCGGATTTCTCCGGAGGCACCCGTTCCAATCATGAGGATGGACAGGGAAACGCGCATGCTGGGCGGCGCGGGGAACGTGGTGTCCAATTTGTGCGCTCTGGGGTGCCGGACCACTTTTGTCAGCGTGGTGGGAGACGATGCGAACGGACGGCAGGTGAAGGCTTTTCTGGAAGATACGTGCTGCACCCCTGAGTTGGTGGAGTGCCGGGATTACGAGACGACGGTGAAGATCCGTTTTGTGGCGGGAAAACATCATTTGCTGAGGGCGGACCAGGAGCAGGAGTTGAATATGGCGCCGGAATTGGCCGCGAGGTTTCTGGAACGGGTGGACGCCTGCCTGCCGGACGCCGATCTTGTCCTTTTGTCTGATTATGGCAAGGGCCTGTTTGACGGGGAAACCGCTCCCGCCGTGATTGCCCGGTGCCGTGCGGCCGGAAAGCCCGTCATCGTGGACCCCAAGGGAGCGGATTATTCCCGTTACGGCGGGGCTACTTTGGTGAAGCCGAATATGAAGGAGTTTCAGGAGGCCACGGGAGTCCGTTTGAATCCCTCCGCTCCGGGGTGGGAGAAGGCGGCTCTGGAAGGCGCCGCGAAGTTGTTTGACGAGTTCGGCATTGAGAATTTGCTCGTGACTTTGAGCGAGCACGGGATGATTTTCATTCCTTCTTCCAATCCCGCCGATTTTGTATGCATTCCCACGGAGGCGCGCGAGGTGTTTGACGTATCCGGCGCCGGGGACACGTCCCTGGCCAGCCTGGGAGCGGCCCTGGCGGCGGGCGCCACGGTGCCGGAGGCGCTGGTCGTGTCCAACGTGGCCGCCGGAATCGTGGTGGGCAAGTTCGGCACGGCGAGCGTGACCGGAGGGGAGTTGAAAGAAGCGCTGGAGGAGAAAGCCCGCAAGGTTTCCTCCTGGCATCACCGGAACAATATCCTGACGGCGGAAGCCGCTGCGGAATTGGCGGAACGCTTCCGGAAGGAAAAGAAGGTGGTGGGGTTTACGAATGGCTGTTTCGATCTTCTGCATCTGGGCCACCTGCATTCGTTCATGAAGGCTCGCGAGGCCTGCGACGTGCTTTTTGTGGGGCTGAATACGGATGCGTCCATCAAGCGGCTGAAGGGGGAGGACAGGCCCGTCAATAACGAGGAACTTCGTTCCCTGCTGCTGGCATCTTTGGATTTCATTGATTACGTGGTTCTTTTCGACGAGGATACCGCGCTTCCGCTGATCGAGAAGCTGCGCCCGGACGTGATCGCCAAGGAGGGGTATCCTCTGGAACGCTGGCCGGAAGGGCAGTATGTGGTGTCCTATGGGGGCAGGGCCGTTGAGTTGCCCCGGCTGGAGGGCTTTTCCTCCACCGATATTATCAACCGAATGAAGAAGAGACCGGAATGA
- the rpsU gene encoding 30S ribosomal protein S21 has product MREVTVRKGEPIDRALKRLKTKLDVEGILDEMRRRRAFETPMDERRRKARSASKRNKVKWRFNNKSEEAAAETAEAAPVSAPEA; this is encoded by the coding sequence ATGCGTGAAGTTACCGTAAGAAAAGGTGAACCTATCGACCGCGCTCTCAAGCGCCTCAAAACCAAGCTGGACGTCGAAGGCATTCTGGACGAAATGCGCCGCCGCCGTGCCTTTGAAACCCCAATGGACGAACGCCGCCGCAAGGCCCGTTCCGCCAGCAAGCGCAACAAGGTGAAATGGCGCTTCAACAACAAGAGCGAAGAAGCCGCCGCCGAAACCGCCGAAGCAGCTCCCGTTTCCGCTCCTGAAGCTTAA